The genomic segment AGCAACGCCAGTCCATGCCGACGCGGAAGCCAGGCAGTTTGCCGGCGCGCAGCATATGAGCGATGTCGGCAGGCTCGACGCCGAGGATCAAAGCCGCCTCGCGCAGCGAGTACAGCCGCTCGGATTGAACGGCCGGCGCGACCATCGGATCGACGGCGCCGCCACCCAGGCGCTCGATGAACTGCAGGATTTCCTCGCCCTTGATGCGGCGCTGGTTGCCGATCTTGAAGCCCCTCAATTCGCCCCCGGCAATCAGACGGTGAATCTTGCGCGTCGAGCATTTCAGGTACTCGGCAACATCGCGGATGGTGTACACTTGCGATGGGGCGATTTCGATCATATGGAAACACCTTGCCCGGCAACCGGGGCATGAGACTTCCGGCGTATGTCAGATGAGCAATCCGCCATCTGCCAGATTGACGATATCCGCGCGCGCCAGGCGCTCGCCGCTCAACAGTCGCGGCAATATCAGGTCCACCACGTTTTCGTCGCGGGAGCGCACGCAGCCCGGCGCGCCAATGACTGGCAGGCCGCCGATATACGCCAGCAGCAACAGGTTGCCGGGTTCGACCGGCGCGCCGTAGTGCTCGACCACGCCGCCCGCCAGCACGATGCCGCGCGGCGTGATGTCCTCGCGGTCCATGATCGATGTCTCGCCGGCGATAATGATCAGCCCGGCGCCGGCCACGCGCATCAACTCGATGGCGCTGGCAATCGCCTTCGGCGCATGCGCCACATACGAAATGTCACGCGCCTCGGAACCCAGCTCGGCGACACGCTCGCGCAGCGGCGCGGCAAACGCCTTGACGATCCGCTCACGCGCCGCCTCGCTGCCGGTTAGGATGATGCCAACCTGCATGCGGCGCAACGCCCGCACCGACATGATGCTGCCGGCCCGCCCGATGCGCTCGGCGCGCACCAGATCGGCCTCGCTCACGGCATAGGGGAGGATCTTGATGGTGGCGACCATCGTGTTCGCCGTCACCAGCCGGTCATGGCGCACCGTGGCGATGGTCAGCCCGTCGATCTCGTTAATTTGCTGGAGCGTTTCGCGGTTGACTTTGACGATGCCAGCCTGCCGCGCCAGCAGGTTGACGCGGCCGCCGCCCGCGTCGCTGATCGACACCCCTTCGCCCACGCACGCATAGGTCAGCCGGTGCGCCGCTTCATCTTCGTGCACATCGCCCGGATCCAGCACCGCGACAGTCACCTCGGCCACGCCGAGCGCCCGCAACTGCGCGATCTCCGGCTGGCCGATCACGGTGCCTTTGTGCAGCGCCTTGTGGCCCTGCGTGTCGGCGATATTATGGCACAGGATATGCCCCAGCGCCTGCTCGGGGGATTGCGTAATCCATTTCATAGTTCCACATTCTATGCCGCACGCGCGCGGCCGTCAACTTGCCCGCCGTGCTATAATCAGCGCTGATGAGGACTCCCGAGTTTCCGCGCGCGCTCGGCGCGCACCATGCCAAGGCGCTGGCGTTCCAGCCCGACCCCGGCGAGCGGTTCTATGCGCTGTGCGAAGCGCACATCGCGCCCGGCGCGGAGCCGGTTATCATCGTGCGCGTGCAGGATGCGGCGGGCAATCTGGCCGCCAACGTTTACGTGACGCAAGAGTGGCCCGACGGCCACGAAACCCTGCGCACCGCCGCCGGGCAGGTGACGTTCCACCTCGGCCCCGGCAGCCGCTTCAGGCCGCCGCGCGGCGGCCCGCATCGCGTCTACGTGGGCAAGCCGGAGTCGCTCACGAGCGATCTGGTCTACTCGCTCGGCTCGCCCAACGGCCGCGCGCTGTCGTACGAGTTGACCTTCGCCGAGACGACCGGCTGAGCGCTACCTGTTTTAGGTAAGTTCAGCCAAGTGGAATGCATCAAATGCTGCAGCCATTGCGGTGCTTCGCGCGTGAAGCTAATCACGGGCCCGCCACCCGACCTTCGCGTTCAGCATGACTGGCCAAGGGGACATTCTCAAGTCGAAACTGCACTAGAGCGCAGAGAACGGTACCGGCTATATGTGGTTGAGACGCCGGAGCAATTGGATTATCGTATTTAGTGGGTGCAGAATCCCGCTCGAAAAACTGGTTCCCTTTGCTGCGACAACGGCCGGCGCAAGCTCGCCGAGACAGAATACATAGGCGAAACGGCATAAGCCAAGCAACGGCGACGGAGGAGAAGTTGCTCCGTCGCCGTTGCGTACTGCACGGCGCTCGCCTGCTAGTACGCGTTGCTTGTCACGACGTCCAGGTCGTCGCGGCGCTGCGAGCGGTTGATCGTACTGTTTGGGTCGGCGTCGCGCGCCTCGGGATCGTGCGCGATGTTCGGCGTGATGATGCGCCCGGCCGGGAAGCCCAGCCCGGTCGGCACCCCGCCCGCATCGAGCGCGTATGGCGCTTCCATGAACTTGCGCAGCGCCTGCGCGCGCTGGATCGCCAGCGCCCGCCCGGCCTCGACCGTGCAGTCGATACACGTCGTCGGCAGTGCGTAGCGGCCGATGATGCGCACCGAACAGCTTGAGCAGAGCCGCAGCAGCGGCACCACGATTGAATTGACCTGCTCGGCCGTCCCCTTGCGGTCGAGAATGACCGCAGAGTTGGGACCGAACTCGATGAACAGCGACTTGAGCTGGCCGATCGAGGTCTGGAACGCCTCGTTCTGAATGTCGCCCTTGAGCGAGCCGATGACCTTGGTGTTGAAGTTCGGGTTGACCGGCTTCGCCTGCGTCTGCAGGTCCGGGTCGTTGGCCAGTGCCTGCACGTAGCGGCTGTCGATGTACTGCGCCGACTCCGGCAGCTTCGCCGGGTCGATCGGCTGGTCGTTCGCGCCGTCCTTCACCGCGCCGTTGGAGAGCTTGATCACTTCCTTGATCTCGTCGAAGCGCGCGACGGCAAACGCCTGGTCTGCGCCGCCGAACAGCGCGCGGTTCTGGTCGAACGTCGCCTGCGCCGTCAGGCCCAGATCGCTGTAGAAGTCGTCTTTGACCGTGTACGAGAAGACGCCATCGTCCTGCCCGGCCTGGGCAATGCCGGCCAGAATCGTCCACGCCTTGTCCTTGTCCTCCATCATCAGCTTGAGGAACTGGAAATACGACTTCAGCCCCGCGCGGATCTGCGGCGACAGCTCGCTCTGGTAACGGTACTCGATGACGTCGTTGATGCCCGCCCACGCCTTGGTCGACCAGAGCAGGTGCGCGCCCGGAACAGTCAGCGCGCCTTTGATCTGGTCGCTGCCGCTGATCCACGGCTCCCAGAGCACGGCGCACGGAATGCTCGCGTCCTGCATCCAGGTATCATGCGCCGGCCCGGCATCGTCGGCCGAAACGTATTGACCCGGCGGGTTCTGCAGAGCGTAGTTCATCTGGTACCACGCCACCTGCGACACCGAGAAGTCGCCCGCGCCGATCACACGGCCGCTCAGCGCCTGGTTCCAGGTCGTCACCTCTTTGCGGCAGACCATGCCGTCCGCGCCGTCGGATTTGTCCACCCAGGCGATCGACTTGACGGCCGCCTTCGCGCCGCTGCACGCCACCGGACTGTTGGGCGTGTCGAACAGCACGCGCACCTGGCCGTCGTCGGTCAGCAGCCACTTGCACAGGTCGCTTTCCTTCTGGCCCGTCAGGTTCACGACCTGGATATCCACGCCGTTCTGCGGGCCAAAGTACAGCGCGCCGATCGAGGCGTTGTACGACGGGAAGTCGACGACGCCCCACAGCAACTTCCTGGTGTTCGGCGCGGCGGTGGGCAGAGCAACGGTGGTGCCGGCCGGGCGCGGCGTGCCGGCAGCAGCGGTTAGGTTGGGCGCGGTCGTCGCACGGGCGGCGGACGTCGGCGCGGGTGTCTGCGTGGCTGTGCCGACGCGAGGCGCGGTCGCAGCGATGGCTGCCGTCGGCGCGGCCGGTCGCAGCGTGAGCGTCGCGGTCGGCGCCGCCGTCGCAAAGAACGGCAGCGCGACGCGGCCCGCCAGCCACTCCGGCGCGTTCGGCAGGATGAAAAAGTAGCCGCATGCGCACAGCAGGCCGATGGCGGCCAACGTCGGCATCACGCGCAGCAGCAGCACGCCAAACGGCGTCAGATCTTCCTTCGGCTGGTTCATATCAGGCGCTCCTCGCCGCAGTCCGCGGCGGGATTCACTCCTTGGCCGACTGCGCGCGCGATGCCGCTTGTGCATCGGTCGACGACGCCGTGCTCGACGGCGCAACGCCCAGGCGCGCATTCGACGCGGCAATCGCCGCGCGCGCGCCGGAACTGACGCCGCTGCCGGGCAGCGACGTGGTGCCGCCCATGTTACGGATCAGGCCGTGCAGCACCTCGATCTCGCCGGCGTCGCGGTTGATCTGCCGCTGCAACTGCTTGGCATCCTGGTTGAGCAGGTTCTCCGAGAGCGGCGCGCTGCCGACGTTGGCGATGGCGCGCTGGGCCTCGAGCAACTTGCCTTGCGCCTCCGCCCAGGCGGCGCGGCCGCGCAGCGCGTCGTGCTGCACTTCGAGCAGGGAGTTCTGCGCCTGCTTCCACTGCGCCAGCGCGTTCGCGTTCGTGAACTCGCCCTGCAGTTGCTTGTAGGCCGACTGCGCCTCGCTCATCTGCTGGGAGAGCGTGTCAACCACCGAGGCTTTGAGGTTCAGCATGTTCTGCGCCCGCGCCACCCGGTCCGCCACGTCCGGCGTCGGGTTGGCCGCGTACGCCTGCTGGGCCGCGCCCAGTTCGCGGTTGGCATCGTCCAGGTCGTCGGTCGACTCGGCGAGCTTCGGGCCGATCTCCTGCACGCGCGTCATCACATCCAGCGCCGCGCCGCGGATGCTGCCCGCGCTCTTGACGATGGTGGCCAGGTTGCCGCGCTCTTCTTCTTCCGCCAGGTCGATCTTCTCCTCGAGTGGCGCGGAGTTCCAGATCAGGCCGCGAAAGAAACGTGAGATGCGCTGCATGAGCAGGTCCAAGAGACCCATCGGTTGCCTCCAGGGAGCGCCGGGGGACTGCCGGCGTCCGAATCAATATGGCCGGCCGACGCAGGCGCGCCGGCCGGATCGTCCAAAGCGCTATATGCCAGTATAACATCGGCGTCGCCGCGTGACAATTGCCGGGCAATCCACGGCGGAACACGCAGAGGCGCGCTGCGGCCTGCGGGCGTGCCGTCATGCAGGCGTCGCTTCAGGCGCTCAGCACAGGGCGAGCGCATCGCGCGACGTGCCAAAGCGGGGATAGGCACAGCAGGCGTGCCATACGTGGTGCAGTAGGGCCTCGCCGTATACGCCATGGCCGGGGTGCCGATGACTCGCGTCGTGGTCACAGTGCCGGAACGGGCAAACTCCAAGATGCGCACTTCTGGCGTGTAACGCCTGAACGCGTGCATCGGCCGCTGCCGGGAGCGGGGTTAAATGGGCGAGGCAGGGCTCGAACCCGCGACCTTCTGGTGTCACGATTACGACCCCAGGGCGTAGGTTTTCCGTTTCGCCCTGTTCCAGAATCTTGCGAAGGCGGTTTGTAGCCTATAGCAAACAACGAGTCGTGATTCTGTGGGCTATGTGATGGCGGTGCCCGGCGGCAAGTTGATCTGGATGAGTCAGCGGAAACTACAGTTTGAACAGCGGGCGAATAGCATGCGCGACGTCGGCGACTGCCTATTTGAATGGAGCTTCTGTCTGGACTCCAGGCAGCGGCGAGAAGTGCTTCAGATTAAGCGTCGCAAGTCGCAGACTGCGCACAGCCGCCGTCGCAGCAATGACGCAGTCCAGGAATCCGACGCCGTGGCTCAGATGATGCTGGCGGTACAGGTCGAGTGCGGAGCGCGATATGTCTTCGTCGATCCACACCAGCTCGTAGAACGACAATTCGCGCTCAATCGCGCGCTGTTCGGACTGATTGCGGCACCCCGCCAAGAGCTCTACCGCAGTGATGACGGACACCATGCGCGAAGGAGCCGGCAGCGAGTCGATCCATCGCCTGGCGCGCGCATTGCCGCGGAGCAGATCAATGAGGATCGACGTGTCCAATAACCAGCCGGCGTCAGTCTCGCCCATTGCTTCGCGTCTCGAGGCGTTGCCTCAGTTCAGCCGCATAGGCCGCTGACTCGGCGATATCTGTGCGATTGGCCCAGATGCCAAACGCCGGATGGCTCGCCGCCCGACGCTTCGGTCGCTTGGCAGGCTTGGGCGAATCAGCTTGCAAGACAATCACCTCCACTGCGCCCGGTGCCATGCCTGCTGGCAAGTGGTCAACGATCAGTCGCCTGTCGATGCTGATTCGTCCCTTGAGTCTGGCCGCGTTCATCGAATCTCCTCCGTGGCCCTATTATACAGCATGCGCGCACCCCGGCGAGATCGGCTGAAGCCGTCCATGTCCTTCTTTGCCCCTTGACAACCCGCCGCCAACTTGAGATAACAGATGCTGTAGTTGTCTCAAATACGGCATGGATGTACTCGAATACTTCGAACTCAAGGAGCAGCCTTTCCGGATCGGACCCGATCCGCGCTTCCTCTATCTGTCCGATCAGGTGCAGGAAACGCTCGCCAAGTGCGAGTACATGGCTCGCGAGCGAATCGGCCCCCTCTACATCAGCGGTCCGGTCGGCGGCGGCAAGACGAGCATCCTCCGACGGCTCTACGAGAAGCTGTGCGCGGACGAGCGTTACCATGTCGCCATACTCATCTCCCCCAACGTCAAAACCAGCAACGCCTTTCTGCGCATCATCCTGGATACGTTCGAGGTGCCGACGTGGCGCTCATACGACCAGTCGCTGAAGAACCTCGAGAACTTCCTGCTGGAGCAATACCAAGAGGGCCGGATTCCCGTCCTGCTCGTGGA from the Chloroflexota bacterium genome contains:
- a CDS encoding molybdopterin-binding protein, which translates into the protein MKWITQSPEQALGHILCHNIADTQGHKALHKGTVIGQPEIAQLRALGVAEVTVAVLDPGDVHEDEAAHRLTYACVGEGVSISDAGGGRVNLLARQAGIVKVNRETLQQINEIDGLTIATVRHDRLVTANTMVATIKILPYAVSEADLVRAERIGRAGSIMSVRALRRMQVGIILTGSEAARERIVKAFAAPLRERVAELGSEARDISYVAHAPKAIASAIELMRVAGAGLIIIAGETSIMDREDITPRGIVLAGGVVEHYGAPVEPGNLLLLAYIGGLPVIGAPGCVRSRDENVVDLILPRLLSGERLARADIVNLADGGLLI
- a CDS encoding type II toxin-antitoxin system VapC family toxin yields the protein MGETDAGWLLDTSILIDLLRGNARARRWIDSLPAPSRMVSVITAVELLAGCRNQSEQRAIERELSFYELVWIDEDISRSALDLYRQHHLSHGVGFLDCVIAATAAVRSLRLATLNLKHFSPLPGVQTEAPFK
- a CDS encoding helix-turn-helix domain-containing protein codes for the protein MIEIAPSQVYTIRDVAEYLKCSTRKIHRLIAGGELRGFKIGNQRRIKGEEILQFIERLGGGAVDPMVAPAVQSERLYSLREAALILGVEPADIAHMLRAGKLPGFRVGMDWRCWGRDLIRLSGAADDGTFVPRDGTSNTVQPPLLPDEPGLKVEPDDDPSAAGAEPAA